The DNA window TTTTCATATTATTGTACTGATAGTAAAAGAGAAAAAGGAACTGCCAGGGCGGGAAGCGCAAACTGAGCGAGTTATGGCGGCTATTTTGCCGCCAATTGTTCACCTTCGCAATCATAAGGTGCGGTTTAAGTGCATTCTGATATTTCGCTTTTGGGTTGTCGCCGAACGCTGCGCCCGATAACCTCTTATTAACATATCAATATGACACAAGATCGAGCGAGCGTTTGAGCGAGAAAATCGGCTGGATAGACAACCTGCGGGCGATAGCGTGCATGATGGTGGTGATGATCCACGCCACCACTTATTACGTCACCAACGGCGCGGCGATAGGGCTGCATAACTGGGATATCGCCAACGTGCTGAATTCGCTGTCGCGTGTGTCGGTGCCGCTGTTCTTTATGATTTCCGGCTACCTGTTCTTCGGCGAAAAGAGCGCCGGCCGGCGACATTTCACCCGCATCATCTGCTGCATTCTGTTCTACAGCGCCATCGCGCTGATCTATATCGCGGCTTTCACCAAGATCGGTTTCTGGCCGTCGCTGCGCGGCATTCTGCAAAAGCCGGTGTTCTATCATCTGTGGTTTTTCTACGCCATCGCGGTGATTTACCTGCTGTCGCCGCTGATCGGCGTTAAACCGGTGTCGCGCCGCTATCTGGCCGTCGCGCTGGTGGTGTTGGCGGCGATCGCCAACCCGAATACCGACAAGCTGGCCTTCGGCAACGCGCACCTGCTGCCGGTTAATCTGTATATCTACGGCGATACCTTCTACTACCTGCTGTATGCGTTGGCCGGGCGGGCGATTGGCATGATGGAGGCGCGCGGGCGCGCCGTGGGCTGGTTGGCGGCATTGGGATTTGCGCTGTGCGTGGCGCTGATCGCGCGCGGCACCAAGCATCAGCTGTTCATCAACGGCAACTTCGCCGATACCTACTACATCTACAGCGGCCCGCTGGTGTTTATGGCGGCGGTGGCGCTGCTGGTGTGGGTGAAACACTGTTTGCCGCAGCCGATCGGCTGGCTGAGCGTATTTTCCCGCCATTCGCTGGCGATCTACGGTTTTCACGCCCTTATCGTCAACATGATGCGCAATCGGCACCTGGATTTCACCGGCCACCCGCTGCTGGATATCTTCTGGGTGTTCGGCGTGGCGCTGGGGCTCAGCCTGCTGCTGTCTGTCGGTCTGCAGCGGCTGGATACCCGCCGGCTGGTGTCATAGCGGCGAGCGCTGGCGCTGTTGGGCGCGGCGCAGCTGCCGCCCGGAAGAAAAACCGGCCGCCAGCGCGGCCTTCTCCAACCCATACCCTTGCTGCAGGCGCTGTTGCGCCACCGCCAACCGCAGCTGCTCATGATATTCCCGTACGCTGATGCCGACGTGGCTGCGAAACAGCCGCGCCAGATGGCGGCTGCTGACGTGCGCCTTCTCCGCCACCTGCGGCACCGACCAGTCGGCTTCCGGCTCGGCGGCCATCACGTCCTGCGCGCGGTGCACCGCCGGGTGCAGGTGGTTGCGGTAACGCAGCCAGGGCGACAGTTGCGGATCGTCGCCGGCGCGGCGGAAATAAACCACCATGTCGCGTGCGACGTCGCGCGCCCGGCCGGAGCCGCAGTGACGGTGAACCAGATGCAGCGCCAAATCGATGCCGGTGGTGATGCCCGCGCTGGTGTAGACGCCGCGGTCTTCGACGAAGATGCGGTTCTCTTTCACCTGCGCCGCCGGCGCCTGCAGGCGGATGCGTTCGATGACGTCGTGGTGGGTGGTGCACTGATAGCCGTCGAGCAGCCCGGCCTGCGCCGCCAGCAGCGCGCCGGAACAGATGCACACCAGGGTGATGCGCT is part of the Serratia surfactantfaciens genome and encodes:
- a CDS encoding acyltransferase; the encoded protein is MSEKIGWIDNLRAIACMMVVMIHATTYYVTNGAAIGLHNWDIANVLNSLSRVSVPLFFMISGYLFFGEKSAGRRHFTRIICCILFYSAIALIYIAAFTKIGFWPSLRGILQKPVFYHLWFFYAIAVIYLLSPLIGVKPVSRRYLAVALVVLAAIANPNTDKLAFGNAHLLPVNLYIYGDTFYYLLYALAGRAIGMMEARGRAVGWLAALGFALCVALIARGTKHQLFINGNFADTYYIYSGPLVFMAAVALLVWVKHCLPQPIGWLSVFSRHSLAIYGFHALIVNMMRNRHLDFTGHPLLDIFWVFGVALGLSLLLSVGLQRLDTRRLVS
- a CDS encoding GlxA family transcriptional regulator, whose product is MPQAVYFLLLPNVLSLDVSGPAETLRLAGSFSLRYLSPAPQVVCSIGMTLSGLQPLPERLEDGAILVLPGVGDSQRYFAGEEAEQARRWLATLRPDLQRQRITLVCICSGALLAAQAGLLDGYQCTTHHDVIERIRLQAPAAQVKENRIFVEDRGVYTSAGITTGIDLALHLVHRHCGSGRARDVARDMVVYFRRAGDDPQLSPWLRYRNHLHPAVHRAQDVMAAEPEADWSVPQVAEKAHVSSRHLARLFRSHVGISVREYHEQLRLAVAQQRLQQGYGLEKAALAAGFSSGRQLRRAQQRQRSPL